The Acinetobacter pittii genome contains a region encoding:
- the ppk1 gene encoding polyphosphate kinase 1: MNTAITPTTPTEYSYNDRYINRELSILDFHLRVLEQAVDPLHPLLERMNFLLIFSRNLDEFFEIRVAGVMEQFSLGNESRSPDGLTPRQVLQKISETAHAAIERQYRILNEEILPKLREEDICFLRRGELTPAQSAWIKKYFQEQVAPVLTPISLDPAHPFPRLVNKSLNFIVTLEGKDAFGRQIDLAVVPAPRSLPRVVRLPDELTGGKEHHVMLSAIIHEHVSDLFPGMTATGCYQFRVTRNADLALNEDVEDLAKALKGELSSRRFGRAVRLEVTHNCPQHIYEYLLEEFDLTDEQLYKVDGPVNLARLVSNFKRPHLRYDSHTPVVPKVFKKTENIFSAMQKQDILLHHPFESFAPVIQLLREAARDPQVLAIKQTLYRSGADSEIVQILAEAARNGKEVTAVIELRARFDEESNIEVANVLQEAGAVVVYGIVGYKTHAKMIMVVRRENNKLVRYVHLGTGNYHAMNARIYTDYGLMTTDKDLCEDVHRIFQELTGMGKMAKLKKLLHAPFTLHAQLINFIDEEIANAKAGRKAQIIVKVNALTEVQLINKLYEASQAGVQIDLIIRSICCLRPGLPNLSENIRVRSIVGRFLEHTRVYYFSNNGDARIYCSSADWMDRNLFNRVEACFPVEDPALKKRIYQQGLVNYLQDNQQAWLLQSDGTWVRAEPAEGEKLHNAQRALLEIIK; the protein is encoded by the coding sequence ATGAATACAGCGATTACACCAACGACCCCAACAGAATATAGTTATAATGACCGTTATATAAATCGTGAATTGTCTATTCTTGACTTCCATTTGCGTGTATTGGAGCAAGCGGTAGACCCTTTACATCCATTACTTGAGCGAATGAATTTCTTGCTCATTTTTTCACGTAATCTCGATGAATTCTTTGAAATTCGTGTTGCGGGGGTAATGGAACAATTTTCTCTTGGTAATGAAAGTCGTAGCCCTGATGGATTGACGCCACGACAAGTTCTACAAAAAATCTCTGAAACTGCTCATGCTGCGATTGAACGTCAATATCGTATTTTAAATGAAGAAATCTTACCTAAGTTACGTGAAGAAGATATTTGCTTTCTCCGTCGTGGTGAGTTAACGCCAGCACAGTCGGCATGGATTAAAAAATATTTTCAAGAGCAAGTTGCACCTGTATTAACGCCAATTAGCTTAGATCCAGCGCATCCATTCCCACGTCTCGTCAATAAAAGTTTAAACTTTATTGTGACCTTAGAAGGTAAAGATGCTTTCGGTCGTCAAATTGATTTAGCCGTGGTACCAGCACCGCGTTCATTACCTCGCGTGGTTCGACTGCCAGATGAGTTAACAGGTGGTAAAGAACATCACGTTATGCTATCTGCAATTATCCATGAGCATGTGTCAGATTTATTCCCTGGAATGACTGCAACTGGATGTTATCAATTCCGTGTTACACGTAATGCTGACTTAGCATTAAATGAAGATGTTGAAGATTTAGCAAAAGCTTTAAAAGGTGAATTAAGTTCTCGACGTTTTGGTCGTGCGGTTCGCTTAGAAGTGACTCATAACTGTCCACAGCATATTTATGAGTATTTATTGGAAGAATTTGATTTAACCGATGAGCAGTTATACAAAGTTGATGGACCTGTAAACTTAGCTCGTCTGGTTTCAAATTTTAAACGCCCTCATTTGCGTTATGACTCGCATACGCCGGTTGTGCCTAAAGTGTTTAAAAAGACCGAGAACATTTTCTCTGCAATGCAGAAGCAAGACATTTTGCTTCATCATCCTTTTGAATCTTTCGCACCCGTGATTCAGCTACTTCGTGAAGCTGCTCGCGATCCACAAGTATTGGCAATTAAGCAGACGCTTTACCGTAGTGGTGCTGACTCTGAAATTGTACAGATTTTGGCAGAAGCTGCACGTAATGGAAAAGAAGTGACTGCAGTAATTGAATTACGTGCCCGCTTTGATGAAGAATCCAATATTGAAGTCGCTAACGTTTTACAAGAAGCGGGGGCTGTTGTTGTTTACGGTATTGTTGGTTATAAAACTCACGCCAAAATGATTATGGTCGTACGCCGTGAAAACAACAAACTGGTGCGTTATGTTCATTTAGGAACGGGTAACTACCATGCGATGAATGCTCGAATTTATACAGACTATGGTCTCATGACGACTGACAAGGACCTGTGTGAAGACGTGCACCGCATATTCCAAGAACTCACAGGTATGGGCAAAATGGCGAAATTGAAAAAGCTATTACATGCGCCATTTACCTTACATGCTCAGCTCATCAACTTCATTGATGAAGAAATTGCTAATGCTAAGGCTGGGCGTAAAGCTCAAATTATTGTGAAAGTGAATGCCTTAACGGAAGTTCAATTGATCAATAAATTATATGAAGCATCTCAAGCGGGTGTTCAGATTGACCTGATTATTCGTTCTATTTGCTGTTTACGTCCAGGTTTACCTAACTTATCAGAAAATATTCGGGTACGCTCAATTGTAGGACGTTTCCTTGAGCATACTCGTGTTTATTACTTTAGCAATAATGGTGATGCACGTATTTACTGCTCAAGCGCAGACTGGATGGATCGTAATTTATTTAACCGTGTTGAAGCATGTTTCCCTGTTGAAGATCCTGCATTGAAAAAGCGTATTTATCAACAAGGACTTGTGAACTATTTGCAAGATAACCAGCAAGCTTGGTTGTTACAGTCAGATGGTACTTGGGTACGTGCTGAGCCAGCAGAGGGTGAAAAACTACATAATGCTCAAAGGGCACTATTAGAAATTATTAAATAA
- a CDS encoding YqiA/YcfP family alpha/beta fold hydrolase, with protein sequence MKILFLHGLDSSRESTKFHAILHPHKFCIDVDYRNLSYASVEYFYHQAIQTIKPDLLVGHSLGGYWALKTAAQHKLAVIVANPSLTPSFRPDYPQLSEEELTLSNPKMAYLELGDEQLDMYQVQQKLAPYMNIETFEGGHHRLAYPSRINDLIMKIYKKYLA encoded by the coding sequence ATGAAAATTCTATTTTTACATGGCTTGGATTCTTCTCGTGAATCGACAAAGTTCCACGCCATTTTGCATCCACATAAGTTTTGTATTGATGTTGATTATCGTAACTTAAGTTATGCATCTGTTGAGTACTTTTATCATCAGGCTATTCAAACCATCAAACCGGATTTACTGGTTGGCCACAGCCTTGGAGGTTATTGGGCCTTAAAAACCGCCGCTCAACATAAATTAGCTGTGATTGTGGCCAACCCAAGTCTTACGCCGAGTTTTCGACCTGACTACCCTCAACTATCAGAAGAGGAGCTCACCCTTTCTAATCCTAAAATGGCCTATTTAGAATTAGGAGATGAGCAACTTGATATGTATCAGGTACAACAAAAACTTGCACCCTACATGAATATTGAAACATTTGAAGGTGGACATCATCGCTTGGCCTATCCTTCTCGTATCAATGATTTGATTATGAAAATTTATAAAAAATATTTGGCTTAA
- the rubA gene encoding rubredoxin RubA has protein sequence MKKYQCIVCGWIYDEAEGWPQDGIAAGTKWEDIPDDWTCPDCGVSKADFEMIEI, from the coding sequence ATGAAAAAATATCAATGTATCGTTTGTGGATGGATTTACGATGAAGCAGAAGGTTGGCCACAAGACGGCATTGCAGCTGGAACAAAATGGGAAGATATCCCTGATGACTGGACTTGCCCTGATTGCGGCGTTTCAAAAGCTGACTTCGAAATGATCGAAATCTAA
- the rubB gene encoding rubredoxin reductase RubB, whose amino-acid sequence MHPIVIIGSGMAGYTLAREFRKLSPEQELVMICADDAVNYAKPTLSNAFAGKKAPEQIALGDAAKMGTQLNMRIEPFTFVKEILAERHELVLEKDGVTSNQPYSKLILAVGANPIRLAIAGDGSDDIHVVNSLIDYRAFRENLAQRKDKRVVILGAGLIGCEFANDLLHSEYDITVIDLAPQPLGRLLPSHIASAFQQNLEEAGVKFALGTTVEKVSKINNGEDYAVTLANGQTLVADIVLSAIGLQPNISLAKSADIQTSRGIITNSLLETNQADIYAIGDCAEVNGTLLPYVMPIMQQARALAKTLSGQQTAVHYPAMPVAVKTPAAPLTVLPAPVDVEVNWETEEFDDGMLAKAIDNEGTLRGFVLLGATAGKQRLTLTKLVPDLIPAQA is encoded by the coding sequence ATGCATCCTATCGTCATTATCGGATCAGGCATGGCGGGTTATACCTTAGCACGTGAGTTTCGTAAGCTTAGCCCAGAGCAAGAACTTGTGATGATTTGTGCGGATGATGCAGTGAACTATGCAAAGCCAACATTATCAAATGCATTTGCAGGTAAAAAAGCACCTGAACAGATTGCTTTAGGTGATGCTGCTAAAATGGGTACCCAACTCAATATGCGTATTGAGCCTTTCACTTTTGTAAAAGAAATTTTAGCTGAACGTCATGAGCTTGTTCTTGAGAAAGATGGGGTAACTTCGAATCAACCCTATTCAAAACTGATTTTAGCGGTTGGTGCTAACCCAATTCGTCTTGCAATTGCAGGCGATGGTAGTGATGACATTCATGTCGTGAACTCGCTAATTGATTACCGTGCTTTCCGTGAAAATCTAGCTCAACGCAAAGACAAACGTGTTGTTATTTTGGGTGCCGGTTTAATTGGTTGTGAATTCGCCAATGACTTACTTCACAGTGAATATGACATTACTGTTATTGATTTAGCGCCTCAACCATTAGGTCGCTTATTGCCAAGCCATATTGCTTCTGCATTCCAGCAAAACCTCGAAGAAGCTGGTGTTAAATTTGCGTTAGGTACAACCGTTGAAAAAGTCAGCAAAATTAATAATGGCGAAGATTATGCAGTTACGCTCGCGAACGGCCAAACTTTAGTTGCTGACATCGTTCTTTCAGCCATTGGATTACAGCCAAATATTTCACTTGCTAAAAGCGCAGATATTCAAACAAGCCGTGGCATTATTACCAATAGTTTACTTGAAACAAATCAAGCCGATATTTATGCGATTGGCGATTGTGCAGAAGTAAATGGCACCCTACTTCCATATGTAATGCCGATTATGCAACAGGCTCGTGCTCTTGCTAAAACCCTCAGTGGACAACAAACTGCCGTGCATTACCCTGCTATGCCAGTAGCAGTAAAAACCCCAGCCGCTCCACTTACCGTTTTACCGGCACCAGTTGATGTAGAAGTGAACTGGGAAACAGAAGAGTTCGACGATGGTATGCTTGCTAAAGCAATTGACAATGAAGGAACATTGCGTGGTTTCGTATTGTTAGGTGCAACAGCAGGTAAACAACGCTTAACTTTAACAAAGCTTGTTCCAGATCTTATTCCAGCCCAAGCATAA
- a CDS encoding capsule assembly Wzi family protein translates to MFLKRTLSIAILATASSAIFAQGLVLNNEDLRTDLNWLNQQGVISISTSTWPLSGDEIQRALSQAKVSHPAQQKVINSVLNALKADNNTVKVGAFAETDIKNIPQAFGDNQKAQYQGSLEFNAGGENWDAKIRVNAEKDPQIDNGQDVNVEGSYVAGKLWNQWIVAGQIPTWWGPGHDGSLIRGDASRPVYGVTAQRAVQNAFETKWLSWIGPWQYQAFAGQLDDYKAIPDAKLLGLRITAQPLPYLELGASRTLQWGGEGRSESWDSLWNAIKGNDNVYDAAEDRSNQIAGFDARLNLQSLINAPVGIYGQYVGEDEAGLLPSKKMYLAGVDYSSSYNDMPYQLYAEWADTRTNGDVKGISYNHYIYKDGYYQHGFPLGHAMGGDGQMYSVGGDIRFDVMNRLSGRAMVVKVNQSNLAINKAFPKDDEIKALDLTWTHFIKPDLPLKINGWVSDSDLEGNDAGASIGIEIPLERKMFGF, encoded by the coding sequence ATGTTTCTAAAAAGAACACTTTCGATCGCAATATTGGCAACCGCTTCATCCGCTATTTTTGCACAAGGTTTAGTGCTAAATAATGAAGATTTACGTACTGACTTAAATTGGTTGAACCAACAAGGTGTTATCAGTATTAGCACCTCAACTTGGCCATTAAGTGGGGATGAAATACAGCGAGCACTTTCTCAGGCAAAAGTATCTCATCCAGCTCAACAAAAAGTTATTAATTCAGTTCTTAATGCATTAAAAGCAGATAACAACACAGTTAAAGTGGGGGCTTTTGCTGAAACTGATATAAAAAATATTCCTCAAGCATTTGGGGATAATCAAAAAGCTCAATATCAAGGTTCGTTAGAGTTTAATGCTGGTGGCGAAAACTGGGATGCAAAAATCCGTGTAAATGCAGAAAAAGATCCGCAAATTGATAATGGACAAGACGTTAATGTTGAAGGTTCATATGTCGCTGGTAAACTTTGGAATCAGTGGATAGTTGCAGGTCAAATTCCAACATGGTGGGGTCCTGGCCATGATGGTAGCTTAATTCGTGGTGATGCGAGTCGCCCAGTTTATGGTGTGACTGCACAACGTGCTGTACAAAATGCTTTTGAAACAAAATGGTTGTCTTGGATTGGGCCTTGGCAATATCAAGCATTTGCTGGTCAATTAGATGATTATAAAGCAATTCCAGATGCTAAATTATTAGGTCTACGCATAACTGCACAGCCATTACCATATTTAGAGCTAGGTGCTTCTCGAACTTTACAATGGGGTGGTGAAGGTCGCTCTGAAAGTTGGGATTCTCTATGGAATGCGATCAAGGGTAATGATAATGTTTATGACGCAGCTGAAGATAGATCTAACCAAATCGCAGGTTTTGATGCTCGTTTAAATCTACAATCTCTTATAAATGCTCCTGTTGGTATTTATGGTCAATATGTAGGCGAGGATGAAGCTGGACTACTTCCTTCTAAGAAAATGTATTTAGCTGGTGTGGATTATTCATCAAGCTATAATGACATGCCATATCAACTTTATGCGGAATGGGCTGATACACGAACCAATGGTGATGTAAAAGGCATTTCTTATAATCATTACATTTATAAAGATGGTTATTATCAACATGGTTTCCCGTTAGGACACGCGATGGGTGGTGACGGACAAATGTATTCAGTGGGTGGTGATATCCGCTTTGATGTCATGAACCGTTTAAGTGGTCGTGCTATGGTAGTTAAAGTTAACCAATCTAATTTGGCAATCAATAAAGCATTTCCTAAAGATGATGAAATTAAAGCACTTGATTTAACTTGGACACATTTCATCAAACCTGATCTTCCATTAAAAATTAATGGATGGGTAAGTGATTCTGATTTGGAAGGCAATGATGCAGGTGCATCTATTGGTATTGAAATTCCATTAGAACGTAAAATGTTTGGTTTCTAA
- a CDS encoding SRPBCC family protein produces MENLEYEVEIEAPIEKVWELLWNSETYNAWTKFFAPDSSMRTDWQIGGKTYFLDGEGNGMVSTIEELKKPEILIFKHLGMIKDGKEDLESEEVKGWSGSLEKYFLSQHDNVTTLKVELATLPEYMGMLKSGFVQGFDVIKKLAEEK; encoded by the coding sequence ATGGAAAATTTAGAATATGAAGTAGAGATTGAAGCGCCTATAGAGAAAGTATGGGAATTACTTTGGAATAGCGAGACATATAATGCTTGGACAAAATTTTTTGCCCCAGATTCCTCAATGCGTACCGATTGGCAAATTGGTGGTAAAACTTATTTCTTAGATGGCGAAGGCAATGGTATGGTTTCCACTATTGAAGAATTGAAAAAGCCAGAAATCTTGATTTTTAAACATTTAGGAATGATTAAGGATGGTAAGGAAGATTTAGAAAGTGAAGAAGTTAAAGGCTGGAGTGGTTCATTAGAAAAATATTTTTTGAGTCAGCACGATAATGTAACTACTTTAAAAGTCGAATTAGCCACCTTACCTGAATATATGGGTATGTTGAAAAGTGGCTTCGTTCAAGGATTTGATGTAATCAAGAAATTAGCAGAAGAAAAATAG
- the lysS gene encoding lysine--tRNA ligase, giving the protein MTQQNAQSTSEPTISENDLIAQRHAKLKQIQDVAKETGKSPWPNTFKREHYAADLQEQFKDQSKEQIESAEHVYVKVAGRVMLNRGSFMVIQDMTGRIQLYVDRKGLPKDILETIKGLDLGDIIAAEGYIGRSGKGDLYVHLEGFELLTKSLRPLPDKFHGLNDTEVKYRKRYLDLIVNEETRKTFEIRAKVVAGIRAFLNNERFMEVETPMMHVIPGGASARPFETHHNALDMPLFLRIAPELYLKRLVVGGFERVFEINRNFRNEGVSTRHNPEFTMIEFYQAYADYKDLMALTENMLEKLALDILGTTDVPYQGEVFSFKGPFKKISMFDAILENNPQFTPENVGDREFLAKFIREELKEEVKPGFGLGKLQTIVFEETVETKLRQPTFITDYPAETSPLARRNDDNPHVTDRFEFFIGGRELANGFSELNDPIDQAERFQAQVAEKDAGDDEAMHYDAEFVEALEYGLPPTAGEGIGIDRLVMLFADAPSIRDVILFPHMRRKEG; this is encoded by the coding sequence ATGACGCAACAAAACGCTCAATCGACTTCTGAACCAACTATTTCCGAAAACGATTTAATTGCACAGCGTCATGCCAAATTAAAGCAAATCCAAGATGTTGCGAAGGAAACTGGAAAGAGTCCTTGGCCAAATACTTTTAAGCGTGAACATTACGCAGCTGATCTACAAGAACAATTTAAAGATCAGTCAAAAGAACAAATTGAAAGCGCTGAGCATGTCTATGTAAAAGTGGCTGGCCGTGTCATGTTAAACCGTGGTTCTTTCATGGTAATTCAAGACATGACAGGTCGTATTCAGTTATATGTTGACCGTAAAGGTTTACCAAAAGATATTCTTGAGACCATTAAAGGTTTGGATCTTGGTGACATCATTGCTGCCGAAGGTTATATCGGACGTTCAGGCAAAGGGGACTTATATGTTCATCTTGAAGGTTTTGAACTTCTTACAAAATCTCTTCGTCCGTTACCAGATAAATTTCATGGCTTAAATGACACAGAAGTTAAGTACCGTAAACGCTACCTTGACTTAATTGTGAATGAAGAAACACGTAAGACTTTTGAAATCCGTGCCAAAGTTGTTGCAGGTATTCGAGCATTCTTAAACAATGAACGTTTCATGGAAGTTGAAACGCCAATGATGCATGTGATTCCAGGTGGTGCTTCTGCACGTCCATTCGAAACACATCACAATGCTTTGGATATGCCTTTATTCTTACGTATTGCGCCTGAACTTTATTTGAAGCGTTTAGTTGTTGGTGGTTTTGAGCGTGTTTTTGAAATCAACCGTAACTTCCGTAATGAAGGGGTATCAACACGTCATAACCCTGAATTCACAATGATCGAGTTTTATCAGGCATATGCTGATTATAAAGACTTAATGGCATTGACTGAAAATATGCTTGAAAAGTTGGCTTTGGATATTCTAGGTACAACTGATGTTCCTTACCAAGGTGAAGTGTTTAGCTTCAAAGGACCATTCAAAAAAATCTCTATGTTCGATGCGATTTTAGAGAATAACCCGCAGTTCACACCGGAAAATGTAGGTGATCGCGAGTTTCTTGCAAAATTTATTCGTGAAGAGTTGAAAGAAGAAGTTAAGCCTGGTTTTGGTTTAGGTAAGCTTCAAACGATTGTATTTGAAGAAACTGTTGAGACTAAACTTCGTCAACCAACATTTATTACTGATTATCCAGCGGAAACTTCTCCATTGGCGCGTCGTAATGATGACAATCCACATGTTACAGATCGTTTTGAATTCTTCATCGGTGGTCGTGAATTAGCAAATGGCTTCAGTGAGTTAAATGACCCAATCGATCAAGCTGAGCGTTTCCAAGCGCAAGTTGCTGAAAAAGATGCTGGTGATGATGAAGCAATGCATTATGATGCAGAGTTTGTAGAAGCGCTTGAATATGGTTTACCTCCAACAGCAGGTGAAGGTATCGGTATCGACCGTTTGGTTATGTTATTTGCTGACGCCCCAAGTATCCGTGATGTAATTTTATTCCCGCATATGCGCCGTAAAGAAGGTTAA
- the oxyR gene encoding LysR family transcriptional regulator OxyR — protein sequence MAALPSLRQLSYLVTLSETLHFTEAARRSFVTQSTLSGGIMELERLLGGVLVERDRQNVRLTPLGEQVVARARVLLADAQDLMRLSREMSEPLTGDLHLGVIPTIAPFILTRLLDEVHQQLPKIQLHLHEAQSEKIVERLEHGNLDMIVLALPFDTRGLKVAEISKENLYLVCSKQDTNALQANSLDDLDLSRLILLEEGHCLRDHVLSACPIGERKNDNRLKASSLPTLVEMVSSDLGFTLLPEIAIDNSMIKFNDQITAKPIEDAPSRTLALVTRKSTPLQSEFDVLLQIMQKITTNLHE from the coding sequence ATGGCTGCATTACCCTCACTAAGACAGCTATCATATTTAGTTACGTTGTCGGAAACTTTGCATTTTACTGAAGCAGCACGCCGCTCTTTTGTCACGCAATCGACGTTATCAGGCGGCATCATGGAGCTTGAACGATTGTTAGGTGGCGTTCTGGTAGAGCGTGACCGTCAGAATGTGCGTTTAACACCATTGGGTGAACAAGTTGTTGCTCGTGCCCGTGTATTACTAGCAGATGCTCAAGATTTAATGCGATTGAGCCGTGAAATGAGTGAACCGTTAACAGGTGATTTGCATTTGGGCGTTATCCCAACCATTGCACCTTTTATCCTGACACGGTTACTTGATGAAGTACATCAACAGTTACCTAAAATTCAGTTGCATCTGCATGAAGCTCAAAGTGAAAAAATTGTAGAGCGTCTAGAGCACGGTAATCTAGACATGATTGTTCTTGCTCTACCGTTTGATACTAGAGGCCTAAAAGTCGCTGAAATCTCGAAAGAAAATTTGTACCTTGTATGTAGTAAGCAAGATACAAATGCTTTGCAAGCAAACTCACTAGATGATCTTGATTTATCGAGATTAATTTTGCTTGAAGAAGGCCACTGTTTACGTGACCACGTTTTAAGTGCATGCCCTATCGGTGAACGTAAAAACGACAACCGTTTAAAAGCAAGCTCTTTACCAACTTTAGTTGAAATGGTTTCTTCTGATTTAGGTTTTACCCTTTTACCAGAAATTGCAATTGATAACAGTATGATCAAGTTTAATGATCAAATTACTGCAAAACCAATTGAAGATGCCCCGAGTCGCACTTTAGCATTAGTCACTCGTAAAAGTACGCCGCTACAAAGTGAATTTGACGTATTACTGCAAATTATGCAGAAAATCACGACAAACCTACATGAATAA
- the estB gene encoding esterase EstB, with translation MNSALQFNVSPYTSFMQETKVNLGNGIELHVEVGGKPDHPTILLIMGLGAQMLFWPDFFCKSLIDQGFRVIRFDNRDIGLSSKVRHEGKRLNTVKLMGRFALGLSNQGAPYTLHDMADDVSMLIDRLGVTKTHVIGASMGGMIAQILAAKYPEKVEKLGLMFTSNNQPFLPPPFPKQLLSLIGKPESRDEDGIVNHSLKLFQLIGSPGYVNQIEAMQTARKLYQRSYYPAGVLQQFLAILCTGSLLQLDREIKQPALVLHGSRDRLLPPSHGKAVAKAISGAKFELIDGMGHDIPAHFIPQLSGLFAHHFKSSY, from the coding sequence ATGAATAGCGCCTTACAGTTTAACGTTTCGCCGTATACATCTTTCATGCAAGAGACCAAAGTCAACTTAGGCAATGGTATTGAGCTACATGTAGAAGTTGGTGGAAAACCAGATCATCCAACCATTTTGCTGATTATGGGTCTTGGCGCCCAAATGCTTTTTTGGCCGGATTTCTTCTGTAAATCACTCATTGATCAAGGTTTTCGTGTTATTCGTTTTGATAACCGTGATATTGGCCTTTCTTCAAAAGTACGCCATGAAGGTAAGCGATTAAATACGGTTAAATTAATGGGTCGCTTTGCACTCGGGCTAAGTAATCAAGGCGCACCGTATACACTGCATGATATGGCAGATGACGTATCAATGCTCATTGACCGTTTAGGCGTGACTAAAACACATGTTATTGGTGCATCAATGGGCGGTATGATTGCTCAAATTCTTGCAGCAAAATATCCTGAAAAGGTTGAGAAATTGGGGCTCATGTTTACCAGTAATAATCAGCCTTTTTTACCTCCTCCTTTTCCGAAACAACTTTTGAGTTTAATTGGCAAACCCGAATCACGTGACGAAGATGGTATTGTTAATCACAGTTTAAAATTATTTCAATTGATTGGTTCACCTGGTTACGTCAACCAGATTGAAGCAATGCAAACTGCACGCAAACTTTATCAACGTAGCTATTATCCTGCTGGTGTACTTCAACAGTTTTTAGCAATATTATGTACAGGCTCCTTACTTCAACTGGACCGTGAAATTAAGCAACCTGCGTTAGTCTTGCATGGCTCTCGTGATCGCTTACTTCCACCTAGTCATGGTAAGGCTGTAGCAAAAGCAATTTCCGGTGCTAAGTTTGAATTAATTGATGGAATGGGGCATGATATCCCTGCACATTTTATTCCTCAGCTTAGCGGTTTATTTGCGCATCATTTTAAATCATCATACTAG
- the cysD gene encoding sulfate adenylyltransferase subunit CysD produces MTESRLTHLKQLEAESIHIIREVAAEFENPVMLYSIGKDSAVMLHLALKAFYPAKLPFPLLHVDTGWKFKDMIAFRDNMAKTHGFDLIVHQNKEGREAGINPFDHGSSKYTDIMKTQALKQALDKYQFDAAFGGARRDEEKSRAKERVYSFRDSKHRWDPKNQRPELWNLYNGKVNKGESIRVFPLSNWTELDIWQYIYLENIQIVPLYFSAVRPVVERSGTLIMVDDERMRLKEGEVPQMKSVRFRTLGCYPLTGAVESEADTLPEIIQEMLLATSSERQGRMIDHDEAGSMEKKKQEGYF; encoded by the coding sequence ATGACTGAATCAAGACTCACACATCTCAAGCAACTTGAGGCTGAAAGTATTCACATTATTCGTGAGGTTGCTGCGGAATTTGAAAATCCAGTCATGCTTTACTCGATTGGTAAAGACTCTGCTGTTATGCTTCATCTTGCGTTAAAAGCATTTTATCCAGCTAAACTTCCATTCCCATTATTACATGTAGATACGGGTTGGAAATTTAAAGACATGATCGCGTTTCGCGATAACATGGCAAAAACTCATGGTTTTGACTTAATTGTTCATCAGAACAAAGAAGGCCGTGAAGCTGGGATCAACCCATTTGATCATGGTAGTTCAAAATATACCGATATTATGAAAACCCAAGCTTTAAAACAGGCTTTGGATAAATATCAATTTGATGCTGCTTTTGGTGGTGCACGTCGTGATGAAGAAAAATCACGTGCAAAAGAGCGTGTGTATTCATTCCGCGATAGCAAACACCGTTGGGACCCTAAAAACCAGCGTCCTGAACTTTGGAATCTTTACAATGGTAAAGTGAACAAAGGTGAAAGTATTCGTGTATTCCCTTTATCTAACTGGACTGAGTTAGATATCTGGCAATATATCTATTTAGAAAATATTCAAATCGTTCCTCTTTATTTCTCTGCTGTTCGTCCAGTAGTAGAGCGTAGCGGTACGTTAATCATGGTTGATGATGAGCGTATGCGTTTAAAAGAGGGTGAAGTTCCACAGATGAAGTCTGTACGTTTCCGTACGCTTGGCTGTTACCCGTTAACTGGTGCAGTTGAGTCTGAAGCAGATACGTTACCTGAAATTATCCAAGAGATGCTTTTAGCCACGAGTTCTGAGCGTCAAGGTCGTATGATTGACCATGATGAAGCGGGCTCAATGGAAAAGAAAAAGCAAGAAGGCTATTTCTAA